The following are from one region of the Mycolicibacterium diernhoferi genome:
- a CDS encoding DUF6285 domain-containing protein, with protein sequence MTDLHYKPTAAELVAAVAEFLEGEVRTETTGALNFHARVAANVLRIVERELAATGEDEPRAELAALGFDEEAALAAAIRAGDFDGRGAEVLPALRALVRHRLDIAHPGYDQE encoded by the coding sequence GTGACGGACCTGCATTACAAGCCCACCGCCGCCGAACTGGTCGCCGCGGTGGCGGAGTTCCTGGAAGGCGAGGTCCGCACGGAGACCACCGGTGCGCTGAACTTCCACGCCCGGGTCGCGGCCAACGTGCTGCGCATCGTGGAACGTGAACTGGCGGCCACCGGCGAGGACGAGCCCCGCGCGGAGTTGGCGGCGCTCGGGTTCGACGAGGAGGCCGCCCTGGCCGCCGCGATCCGGGCCGGGGATTTCGACGGCCGCGGCGCCGAGGTACTGCCCGCGCTGCGGGCCCTGGTGCGCCATCGCCTCGACATCGCGCACCCGGGCTATGACCAGGAGTGA
- a CDS encoding class I SAM-dependent methyltransferase yields MREHFDRAYETRTAPWVIGEPQPAVVALAEGGMLHGRILDIGCGLGEHTILLTGRGHPVLGVDYAPRAIAQARENAATRGVDARFQVGDAMDMDAILAGAAPFDTILDSALFHIFDDPADRARYVAGLHRGCRSGGYLHLLALSDAGRGFGPQVGEEVIRSAFADGWELEALDTTTYRGVVGQAHAPLLGLPVGAVVDEPAWLARIRRL; encoded by the coding sequence ATGAGAGAACACTTTGACAGGGCCTATGAAACACGCACCGCGCCATGGGTGATCGGCGAACCGCAACCGGCGGTCGTCGCGCTCGCCGAGGGCGGCATGCTGCACGGACGCATCCTGGACATCGGATGCGGGCTGGGGGAGCACACCATCCTGCTGACCGGCCGTGGCCATCCGGTGCTCGGTGTCGACTACGCGCCGCGCGCCATCGCCCAGGCCCGGGAGAACGCGGCCACGCGGGGCGTGGACGCCCGGTTCCAGGTGGGTGACGCCATGGACATGGACGCGATCCTCGCCGGGGCCGCGCCGTTCGACACGATCCTGGACAGCGCGCTGTTCCACATCTTCGACGATCCCGCCGACCGCGCCCGCTACGTCGCCGGCCTGCACCGGGGCTGCCGGTCCGGTGGGTATCTGCATCTTCTGGCCCTGTCCGACGCGGGCCGCGGGTTCGGCCCGCAGGTCGGCGAGGAGGTGATCCGGTCCGCATTCGCCGACGGCTGGGAGCTGGAGGCGCTGGACACCACCACCTACCGCGGGGTGGTGGGTCAGGCGCACGCCCCGCTGCTCGGCCTGCCGGTCGGTGCGGTCGTCGACGAGCCGGCCTGGCTGGCCCGGATACGCCGGCTGTGA
- a CDS encoding phosphotransferase family protein: protein MTDASRLGAALVDVLAPELGEVTVSDLRVLTGGASRATWAFDARTPAGVRALILRTGPPDDVHASMELEAAALRRAAATGAPVPQIIAADNSPAALGNPYLVCDFIGGETIVRKIARTLDDTSRARLLRQCAQALAAIHRADPAGIGLSSADPLDEWRHQLDEMGDTTATFEWAFRWLEHNRPAATPEVLVHGDFRMGNLIVDDNGLAAVLDWELTHIGEALDDLAWFCIRAWRFGAPAALGAGGLGSIEDFVSAYELAAGRAVDRAALRWWLVAATLRWGVICRYQYERHRSGLTRSVELAAIGRRVCETEYDLLNLLESGGLERSDRGMDTA from the coding sequence GTGACCGACGCGTCGCGACTGGGCGCGGCCCTCGTCGATGTGCTCGCGCCGGAGCTGGGCGAGGTCACGGTGTCGGATCTGCGGGTACTCACCGGCGGAGCCAGCCGCGCCACCTGGGCCTTCGACGCCCGGACGCCGGCCGGGGTGCGGGCCCTGATCCTGCGCACCGGCCCACCCGACGACGTGCACGCCAGCATGGAGTTGGAGGCGGCCGCGCTGCGCCGCGCCGCGGCCACCGGCGCACCGGTTCCGCAGATCATCGCCGCGGACAATTCCCCTGCTGCACTCGGCAATCCGTACCTGGTCTGCGACTTCATCGGCGGTGAGACGATCGTCCGCAAGATCGCGCGCACCCTCGATGACACCTCGCGGGCACGGCTGCTGCGCCAGTGCGCCCAGGCGCTGGCCGCCATCCACCGGGCCGATCCGGCCGGGATCGGGCTCTCCAGCGCCGACCCGCTGGACGAGTGGCGCCACCAGCTCGACGAGATGGGCGACACCACCGCCACATTCGAGTGGGCGTTTCGCTGGCTGGAGCACAACCGTCCGGCGGCGACGCCGGAAGTGCTGGTACACGGCGACTTCCGGATGGGCAACCTGATCGTCGACGACAACGGGTTGGCCGCCGTACTGGACTGGGAGCTCACCCACATCGGCGAGGCGCTCGACGACCTGGCTTGGTTCTGCATCCGGGCCTGGCGGTTCGGGGCACCCGCCGCGCTCGGCGCGGGCGGGCTGGGCAGCATCGAGGACTTCGTGTCCGCCTACGAGCTGGCTGCCGGCCGGGCGGTGGACCGCGCCGCGCTGCGCTGGTGGCTGGTGGCGGCCACCCTGCGCTGGGGCGTGATCTGCCGATACCAGTACGAGCGGCACCGCTCGGGGCTGACCCGGTCGGTCGAACTGGCGGCCATCGGGCGGCGGGTGTGCGAGACCGAGTACGACCTGCTCAACCTTCTGGAGTCCGGTGGGCTGGAGCGTAGCGACCGGGGAATGGACACAGCGTGA